In one Gossypium hirsutum isolate 1008001.06 chromosome D09, Gossypium_hirsutum_v2.1, whole genome shotgun sequence genomic region, the following are encoded:
- the LOC107908721 gene encoding AT-hook motif nuclear-localized protein 1, whose product MEEKLSTMSMSLGNSDTNSPHLPLGSLVLSQVMNMDLERNLDNAATGEGATISTTATAVPGPSGGGVDSLGKKRRGRPRKYDADGNLRLPYKLATTSPTDFSSSKRGRGRPPASSNCHLLASIVQLFASTAGGDFTPHVVTVNPGEDVAGKILSFSQKGPRGICVLSANGAVSTVCIRQPGSSGGILTYEGRFEILSLTGSFTDSDRGGGKSKTGGLSVSLAGPDGRVIGGGLAGSLVAASPIQVVVGSFMPNGYKLHKKKYQAEHTATAARPISQAEPDGDLKFCMTPTSPFRKESNGEPNHTTMDKHTNVGSSHAVSWNGLEPTSIHRPYPDINVSLPSE is encoded by the exons ATGGAAGAAAAGTTGAGCACGATGTCCATGTCACTAGGCAACTCTGACACTAACTCACCTCATCTGCCACTGGGTAGCTTGGTGTTATCTCAAGTCATGAACATGGACTTGGAGAGAAACCTCGATAATGCAGCAACAGGCGAGGGAGCCACAATAAGTACCACAGCAACAGCAGTTCCAGGACCAAGTGGAGGTGGGGTTGATTCTTTAGGAAAGAAAAGGAGAGGGAGGCCAAGAAAATATGATGCAGATGGGAACCTTAGGTTACCATATAAATTAGCGACGACTTCTCCTACTGACTTCTCCTCTTCCAAGAGAGGTAGAGGCAGGCCCCCTGCTTCTTCCAACTGCCACCTTCTAGCTTCTATAG TTCAGTTGTTTGCTAGCACAGCTGGAGGGGACTTTACGCCACATGTGGTCACAGTTAACCCTGGGGAG GATGTTGCAGGCAAAATTCTTTCATTTTCTCAAAAGGGACCTCGTGGGATTTGTGTTCTGTCAGCAAATGGAGCTGTTTCCACTGTTTGTATTCGACAACCTGGTTCATCTGGTGGTATTTTAACATACGAG GGTCGGTTTGAGATATTGTCCTTAACTGGGTCATTTACAGACAGTGACCGTGGTGGTGGAAAAAGTAAAACTGGTGGGTTAAGTGTTTCATTGGCCGGACCAGATGGTCGTGTAATTGGCGGTGGACTTGCTGGTTCCTTGGTGGCTGCTAGCCCTATACAA GTTGTGGTAGGAAGCTTCATGCCAAACGGTTACAAATTGCATAAAAAGAAGTATCAAGCTGAGCACACGGCGACAGCCGCAAGGCCAATCTCACAAGCGGAACCTGATGGTGATCTCAAGTTCTGCATGACACCCACATCCCCATTTCGAAAGGAAAGCAATGGGGAACCAAATCATACCACAATGGATAAACATACAAATGTTGGATCCTCTCATGCTGTTAGTTGGAATGGcttggaacccacatcaatccaTCGGCCATACCCTGATATAAACGTGTCCCTGCCAAGTGAATAG